A genomic stretch from Bordetella sp. N includes:
- a CDS encoding LysR family transcriptional regulator, whose product MHLSLRQLEVFRLFSKTRNVTETASLLRVTQPSVSQTLKEMENQVGFTLFIRVGGRMHLTPEATALLTEVERVLAQFSTLRGRASELRDGRSGKLAIASVSTLYTDILPAAMASFRKDHDKVHLRADTYTAAEVVQQVRQDHADVGFAFLPVDEMGVAVQPLLRMQVLCAVPDGHELARQKSVSARDLNEQEVIIQNADTPPGMVLHESLDRDGGFTARVLDTNHSIPALHMVRHGLGVALVHPLTLSLAVLEDYAITAVPLEPPIYQTLGMVYSRHRPVPRSVVRFEKYLRHSLQHFCEQMNGRGYHCEMLI is encoded by the coding sequence ATGCACCTCAGCCTCCGTCAGCTGGAAGTCTTCCGGCTTTTCTCCAAGACGCGCAACGTCACCGAAACGGCCAGCCTGCTGCGCGTGACCCAGCCGTCGGTCAGCCAGACGCTCAAGGAGATGGAGAACCAGGTCGGCTTCACCCTGTTCATCAGGGTGGGAGGCAGGATGCATCTGACGCCAGAAGCCACCGCGCTGCTGACGGAAGTGGAACGGGTCCTCGCGCAATTCTCCACGCTGCGCGGCCGCGCCAGCGAATTGCGCGACGGCCGTTCGGGCAAGCTCGCCATCGCCAGCGTAAGTACGCTCTATACCGACATCCTGCCGGCCGCCATGGCGAGCTTCCGCAAGGACCACGACAAGGTCCATTTGCGCGCCGACACCTACACAGCCGCGGAGGTCGTCCAACAAGTCCGCCAGGACCACGCGGATGTGGGCTTCGCCTTCCTGCCGGTGGACGAAATGGGCGTGGCCGTGCAACCCCTGCTGCGCATGCAGGTCCTGTGCGCCGTGCCTGACGGGCATGAACTGGCGCGCCAGAAATCCGTCTCGGCCCGCGACCTGAACGAGCAGGAAGTCATCATCCAGAACGCCGACACCCCGCCCGGCATGGTCCTGCACGAATCGCTCGACCGCGACGGCGGCTTCACCGCGCGGGTCCTGGACACCAATCACTCCATTCCCGCCCTGCATATGGTCAGGCACGGCCTGGGCGTGGCGCTGGTCCACCCCTTGACCCTGTCGCTGGCCGTCCTCGAAGACTATGCCATCACGGCCGTGCCGCTGGAGCCGCCCATCTACCAGACCCTGGGCATGGTCTATTCACGGCATCGGCCGGTGCCCAGGTCGGTCGTCCGCTTCGAAAAATACCTGCGGCACAGCCTCCAGCATTTCTGCGAGCAGATGAACGGCCGTGGCTACCACTGCGAAATGCTGATCTAG
- the truA gene encoding tRNA pseudouridine(38-40) synthase TruA, with translation MPRIALSVAYDGSAWNGWQTQPHRKTVQDTLEAALAQFADRPVATICAGRTDTGVHAAMQVVHLDTDAERREESWVRGVNALLPASIAVRWARVVQDDFHARFSAGSRTYVYLLLNDRVRTPMWAGRAGWCFQPLDIEAMREAAACLLGEHDFSSFRSSQCQAKHPVRVMHRLDFATHGDLIVVTLRANAFLHHMVRNLMGALLQVGQGRKPVAWMADLLAARDRKQGAPTFMPDGLYLAAIEYPEHFTLGELDGTRLILPGLA, from the coding sequence ATGCCACGTATTGCATTGAGCGTGGCGTACGACGGGTCCGCCTGGAATGGCTGGCAGACCCAGCCACATAGGAAGACCGTACAGGACACGCTGGAGGCCGCGTTGGCGCAATTCGCCGACCGTCCTGTCGCGACTATTTGCGCCGGCCGTACCGACACCGGTGTGCACGCGGCCATGCAGGTGGTGCACCTGGACACGGACGCGGAGCGGCGCGAGGAATCCTGGGTACGCGGCGTCAATGCGCTGCTGCCGGCCAGCATCGCGGTACGGTGGGCGCGCGTCGTGCAGGATGACTTCCACGCGCGCTTTTCAGCGGGCAGCCGGACGTACGTTTATCTTCTGCTCAACGATCGTGTGCGCACGCCGATGTGGGCGGGACGCGCGGGTTGGTGTTTCCAGCCGCTGGACATCGAGGCGATGCGCGAGGCCGCGGCCTGCCTGCTGGGTGAACATGACTTCAGCAGTTTCCGTTCATCGCAGTGCCAGGCCAAGCATCCGGTGCGCGTCATGCATCGCCTGGACTTCGCCACGCATGGCGACCTCATCGTCGTCACCTTGCGCGCCAATGCTTTCCTGCACCACATGGTGCGCAACCTGATGGGTGCATTGCTGCAAGTAGGGCAGGGGCGCAAGCCGGTGGCATGGATGGCCGACCTGCTCGCCGCGCGCGACCGCAAACAGGGCGCGCCCACGTTCATGCCGGATGGGCTGTACCTGGCCGCCATCGAGTATCCCGAGCATTTCACCTTGGGTGAGCTGGATGGGACGCGGTTGATTTTGCCTGGGTTGGCTTGA
- a CDS encoding FimV family protein — translation MTSSTPRLSPRFSFTATRCAVAMLLTASAVAVQPAWAARLGHSRVVSAQNAPLQVLIPLTDLTPDERASLQVSVASADAWQRAGLKPPVSLSSLTLKVENGADASQRNVRLTSSEVAADPAVDVLLNIGSGAGQRLVQLTVMQTERGFPGLNAQATVGTPSRAGGAGGGNVAVRQGDTLYGIAQSHALADATIYQMLVALWRANPQAFIGNNMNRVKAGARLIVPDASTVRAIDPGEARRIFLEQAEAYARYRAGLAGAAGRGAAATQAPTTSGQIGAGAPAAQSDSGAQDRLRLSSGVPGQAGQSAEAAAQSRGDAEVSQAKADQDAKTRVDELERNVKDLNAALASNQGQGGQGSPGASGPGLTVPGVTVPGGPGAVAQAGANAPTGASGQGQGSTAAGGPGATGAGGQPGTAGQGAGAGQGGGQAGVKGQPANGQPANGQSAPNAQANGAGQAGAANDAAGQPGAAGQAGGAGQSGSGAAGNAAAGDSAGSNAGNNAGAAAGSNAGSSAGNGTGSGAGNAGNGAGTPADSAGGTGAGAAGNAGNAGNTSNAGTPGAAGAGASSSPSGTAASTPGAPAPGTSAASSTPNSATSNGAANSDSASGANTNANSGSNSATAGGKAAQPTSSLPRWLSDNLLIFMTVVLTLIAFVIAWLLRRAGARRNDEDEDMDEDLYATEIDPAAIDRRLDGIDLDLDSQPGDTPVRREPGAGPRGTLPGSSRP, via the coding sequence ATGACGTCAAGCACCCCGCGCCTGTCCCCCCGTTTTTCCTTCACCGCGACGCGTTGCGCCGTGGCGATGTTGCTGACGGCGTCGGCCGTGGCCGTGCAACCGGCCTGGGCGGCGCGTCTGGGACATAGCCGGGTCGTGTCGGCGCAGAACGCGCCTCTTCAGGTGCTGATTCCCCTGACCGATCTGACGCCTGACGAGCGCGCCAGCCTGCAGGTCAGCGTCGCCAGCGCCGATGCCTGGCAGCGGGCCGGGCTGAAGCCGCCGGTGTCCTTGTCCAGCCTGACCCTGAAGGTGGAAAACGGCGCCGATGCCTCGCAGCGGAATGTGCGGCTGACGTCATCGGAAGTCGCGGCGGATCCTGCCGTGGACGTGTTGCTGAATATCGGCAGCGGTGCCGGCCAGCGGCTGGTGCAGTTGACGGTGATGCAGACGGAACGCGGTTTTCCGGGGCTGAACGCGCAGGCGACGGTGGGTACGCCGAGCCGCGCCGGTGGCGCCGGCGGTGGCAACGTGGCGGTGCGCCAGGGCGATACGCTGTATGGCATCGCGCAGAGCCATGCGCTGGCCGACGCCACCATCTATCAGATGCTCGTGGCCTTGTGGCGCGCGAACCCGCAAGCCTTCATCGGCAACAACATGAACCGTGTGAAGGCCGGCGCGCGCTTGATCGTGCCGGATGCGTCCACGGTGCGCGCGATCGATCCGGGCGAGGCGCGGCGTATTTTCCTGGAGCAGGCGGAAGCCTATGCGCGCTACCGTGCGGGGCTGGCGGGTGCGGCCGGCCGCGGCGCGGCGGCGACCCAGGCGCCCACGACGTCGGGGCAGATCGGTGCGGGCGCGCCGGCGGCGCAGTCTGATTCGGGTGCGCAGGATCGCCTGCGCTTGTCCAGCGGCGTGCCTGGCCAGGCCGGGCAGAGCGCCGAGGCCGCGGCCCAGTCGCGCGGCGATGCCGAGGTCTCACAGGCCAAGGCGGACCAGGATGCGAAGACGCGCGTCGACGAGCTGGAACGCAACGTCAAGGATTTGAACGCCGCGCTGGCGTCGAACCAAGGGCAGGGCGGCCAGGGCTCTCCGGGCGCCAGTGGGCCCGGTTTGACCGTGCCCGGCGTGACCGTGCCGGGCGGACCGGGGGCGGTTGCCCAGGCGGGTGCGAATGCGCCGACGGGTGCGTCGGGTCAAGGCCAGGGTAGTACTGCGGCTGGCGGGCCTGGAGCCACGGGCGCCGGTGGGCAGCCTGGGACGGCAGGTCAAGGCGCTGGCGCGGGGCAGGGCGGTGGTCAGGCGGGTGTGAAAGGGCAACCTGCGAATGGACAACCTGCGAACGGACAGTCCGCGCCGAATGCCCAGGCGAACGGGGCCGGTCAGGCCGGTGCCGCGAACGACGCGGCAGGGCAGCCTGGCGCTGCCGGTCAAGCAGGTGGCGCTGGCCAGTCCGGCAGTGGTGCAGCGGGCAACGCTGCCGCGGGCGATAGCGCCGGCTCGAATGCCGGAAACAACGCAGGCGCTGCCGCTGGCAGCAATGCAGGCAGTAGCGCGGGCAACGGCACAGGTAGCGGCGCTGGCAACGCAGGCAATGGCGCAGGCACCCCGGCGGATTCGGCTGGCGGTACCGGCGCGGGAGCCGCGGGCAATGCCGGCAACGCGGGCAATACGAGCAATGCAGGCACACCCGGTGCCGCGGGTGCGGGCGCCAGCTCGTCGCCCTCCGGCACGGCTGCGTCGACACCGGGCGCCCCGGCGCCAGGAACTTCGGCTGCGTCGTCGACCCCCAACTCGGCCACGTCGAACGGTGCTGCCAACAGCGACAGCGCTTCGGGCGCGAATACGAACGCGAATAGCGGTTCGAACAGCGCGACCGCGGGCGGCAAGGCGGCCCAGCCTACCTCTTCGCTGCCGCGTTGGCTGTCGGACAATCTGCTGATCTTCATGACGGTCGTCCTGACCCTGATCGCCTTTGTCATCGCCTGGCTGCTGCGCCGTGCCGGCGCTCGCCGCAATGACGAAGACGAAGACATGGACGAAGACCTCTACGCAACCGAGATCGATCCCGCCGCGATCGATCGGCGCCTGGACGGCATCGACCTGGATCTCGATTCCCAGCCTGGCGACACGCCCGTGCGGCGCGAGCCGGGTGCCGGCCCTCGCGGCACGCTGCCTGGCTCGTCCCGGCCCTGA
- the asd gene encoding aspartate-semialdehyde dehydrogenase: MSNAVGLVGWRGMVGSVLMQRMRDEKDFALIEPVFFSTSNAGAAAPAWADGAGALQDAYDIDALKKLPIIVTCQGGDYTSEVYPKLRGAGWQGLWIDAASTLRMADDAIIVLDPVNRPVIDAALKRGVRNFVGGNCTVSCMLMGLAGLFNNDLVEWMTSMTYQAASGGGAQHMRELLTQFGLLNNAVKPLLDDPASAILDIDRGVLSKQKDENLPTDNFLVPLAGNLIPWIDKDLGNGMSKEEWKGEAETNKILGRGEAFGTPVTPIDGLCVRIGAMRCHSQALTIKLKRDVPLDEIQDIIANGTQWAKVVPNTKEATIRDLTPVAVTGTLDIPVGRLRKLSMGSQYLGAFTVGDQLLWGAAEPLRRMLRIALAEA, encoded by the coding sequence ATGAGCAATGCAGTGGGCCTCGTCGGTTGGCGTGGCATGGTCGGATCGGTTTTGATGCAACGCATGCGCGATGAGAAAGACTTCGCGCTGATCGAACCGGTGTTTTTCTCCACTAGCAACGCGGGCGCTGCTGCGCCCGCATGGGCGGACGGCGCTGGCGCGCTGCAGGACGCCTATGACATTGACGCTCTTAAAAAACTGCCGATTATTGTGACCTGCCAAGGCGGGGACTACACGTCGGAGGTCTATCCCAAGCTGCGTGGCGCCGGCTGGCAAGGTCTCTGGATCGATGCCGCCAGCACCCTGCGCATGGCCGATGACGCCATCATCGTGCTGGATCCGGTCAATCGTCCGGTGATCGACGCGGCGCTCAAGCGCGGCGTGCGCAATTTCGTCGGCGGCAATTGCACCGTCAGCTGCATGCTGATGGGCCTGGCCGGCTTGTTCAATAACGACCTGGTGGAATGGATGACCTCCATGACCTATCAGGCGGCCTCGGGCGGCGGCGCGCAGCATATGCGTGAACTGCTGACCCAGTTCGGCCTGTTGAATAATGCCGTCAAGCCTTTGCTCGACGATCCCGCCTCGGCCATTCTGGACATCGACCGTGGCGTGCTGTCCAAGCAGAAGGACGAGAACCTGCCTACCGACAACTTCCTGGTGCCGCTGGCCGGCAACCTGATTCCCTGGATCGACAAGGATCTGGGCAACGGGATGTCCAAGGAAGAGTGGAAGGGCGAGGCAGAAACCAACAAGATCCTGGGTCGCGGCGAGGCCTTCGGCACGCCGGTCACGCCGATCGACGGCTTGTGCGTGCGCATCGGCGCCATGCGTTGCCACAGCCAGGCGTTGACCATCAAGCTTAAGCGTGATGTCCCGCTGGACGAAATCCAGGACATAATCGCCAACGGTACGCAGTGGGCGAAGGTCGTTCCCAATACCAAGGAAGCGACCATCCGCGATCTGACGCCGGTTGCCGTGACTGGCACGCTGGATATTCCGGTGGGCCGTCTGCGCAAGCTGTCGATGGGTTCGCAGTATCTGGGCGCCTTCACCGTGGGCGACCAACTGCTGTGGGGCGCGGCCGAACCTCTGCGCCGCATGCTGCGTATCGCGCTGGCCGAGGCTTAA
- the leuB gene encoding 3-isopropylmalate dehydrogenase, which produces MTHKIAVLPGDGIGPEIVEQAVRVLKALDVSFDLKEEPVGGAAFDKFEHPLPPATLKLAQESQATLFGAVGDWKYDSLPREFRPEQAILGLRRSLGLFANLRPAILYPELANASSLKPEVVSGLDILIIRELTGDIYFGQPRGQRSAPDGAFAGEREGYDTMRYAESEVRRIARVGFEAARKRGKRLCSVDKANVLETSQFWRDIVIDVSREFPDVKLTHMYVDNAAMQLVRAPREFDVIVTGNIFGDILSDEAAMLTGSIGMLPSASLNSSNQGLYEPSHGSAPDIAGKGVANPLATILSAAMMLRYSLDLAGQADRIEAAVRSVLSAGLRTADIYEEGTTKVGTTQMGDAVIKALAS; this is translated from the coding sequence ATGACCCATAAGATCGCTGTTCTCCCCGGTGACGGTATCGGCCCGGAAATCGTCGAGCAGGCCGTGCGCGTGCTCAAGGCGCTGGACGTGTCGTTCGACCTGAAGGAAGAACCCGTGGGCGGCGCCGCCTTCGACAAGTTCGAGCACCCGCTGCCGCCCGCCACCCTGAAGCTGGCGCAGGAATCGCAGGCCACGCTGTTCGGCGCCGTCGGCGACTGGAAGTACGACAGCCTGCCGCGCGAATTCCGTCCCGAGCAGGCCATCCTGGGCCTGCGCCGCTCGCTGGGCCTGTTCGCCAACCTGCGTCCGGCCATTCTCTACCCCGAGCTGGCCAATGCCTCGTCGCTGAAGCCTGAAGTGGTTTCGGGCCTGGACATCCTGATCATTCGTGAACTGACCGGCGACATCTACTTCGGCCAGCCGCGCGGTCAGCGCAGCGCGCCCGATGGCGCTTTTGCCGGCGAGCGCGAAGGCTACGACACCATGCGCTATGCCGAATCCGAAGTGCGCCGCATCGCGCGCGTGGGCTTCGAGGCCGCGCGCAAGCGCGGCAAGCGCCTGTGCAGCGTGGACAAGGCCAACGTGCTGGAAACGTCGCAATTCTGGCGCGATATCGTGATCGACGTCAGCCGCGAATTCCCGGATGTGAAGCTGACGCATATGTACGTCGACAACGCCGCCATGCAATTGGTGCGCGCGCCGCGTGAGTTCGACGTGATCGTCACCGGCAACATCTTCGGCGACATTCTGTCGGACGAAGCCGCGATGCTGACCGGTTCGATCGGCATGCTGCCCTCGGCCTCGCTGAACTCGTCCAACCAAGGTTTGTACGAGCCCAGCCACGGTTCGGCGCCGGACATCGCCGGCAAGGGCGTGGCCAATCCGCTGGCCACCATCCTGTCGGCCGCGATGATGCTGCGCTATTCGCTGGATCTGGCCGGTCAGGCCGATCGTATCGAAGCTGCCGTGCGCAGCGTGCTGTCCGCGGGCCTGCGTACGGCTGACATCTACGAAGAAGGCACCACCAAGGTCGGCACCACCCAGATGGGTGACGCCGTGATCAAGGCGCTGGCGTCGTAA
- the leuD gene encoding 3-isopropylmalate dehydratase small subunit, with protein sequence MQAFTTHEGLVAPLDRENVDTDLIIPKQFLKSIKRSGFGPNLFDELRYLDHGEPGMDNSKRPLNPDFVLNQPRYQGASILLARKNFGCGSSREHAPWALTQYGFRAIIAPSYADIFFNNSFKNGLLPVSLSEFEVARLFDEVKAFPNYKLRIDLERQVVIAADGREIGFDIEPFRKYCLVNGFDDIGLTLRQSDKIRAFEAERLARHPWLTSGRPLV encoded by the coding sequence ATGCAAGCATTCACCACTCATGAAGGCCTGGTGGCCCCGCTCGACCGCGAGAACGTCGACACCGACCTGATCATTCCGAAGCAATTCCTGAAGTCGATCAAGCGCAGCGGCTTCGGCCCCAACCTGTTCGACGAACTGCGCTATCTGGATCACGGCGAACCCGGCATGGACAACAGCAAGCGTCCGCTGAACCCGGATTTCGTGCTGAACCAGCCGCGCTACCAGGGCGCCAGCATCCTGCTGGCCCGCAAGAACTTCGGTTGCGGCTCCAGCCGCGAGCACGCGCCGTGGGCGCTCACGCAATATGGCTTCCGCGCCATCATCGCGCCGTCGTATGCCGACATCTTCTTCAACAACAGCTTCAAGAACGGCCTGCTGCCGGTGAGCCTGTCCGAGTTCGAAGTGGCGCGCCTGTTCGACGAGGTCAAGGCTTTCCCCAACTACAAGCTGCGTATCGACCTGGAACGCCAGGTCGTCATCGCCGCTGACGGCCGCGAGATCGGGTTCGACATCGAACCCTTCCGCAAGTACTGTCTGGTCAACGGTTTCGACGACATCGGCCTGACCTTGCGCCAGTCCGACAAGATCCGCGCGTTCGAAGCCGAACGCCTGGCGCGTCACCCGTGGTTGACCAGCGGCCGTCCGCTGGTCTGA
- the leuC gene encoding 3-isopropylmalate dehydratase large subunit, whose protein sequence is MAQTLYDKLWDAHVVNQESDGTCLLYIDRHLVHEVTSPQAFEGLENAGRKPWRIDANLAVADHNVPTLNRAQGISDPISRLQVDTLDKNCDAYGITEFKMNDLRQGIVHVIGPEQGATLPGMTVVCGDSHTSTHGAVGTLAFGIGTSEVEHVLATQTLLMKKNKSMLIKVEGEMPFGCTAKDLVLHVIGVIGTAGGTGHAIEFGGSTVRALSVEGRMTVCNMAIEAGARSGMVAVDDKTIEYFRGRPFSPTGVLWDQAVQYWRTLHTDDGAKFDRVVEINAKDIRPQVTWGTSPEMVLSIEDRVPDPDREKDDVRRSGMERALEYMGLKPNTPLADIRVDRVFIGSCTNSRIEDLRAAAVVARGRRVAANVKQAMVVPGSGLVKQQAEREGLDKIFIAAGFEWREPGCSMCLAMNADRLEPGERCASTSNRNFEGRQGQGGRTHLVSPAMAAAAAVAGHFVDVRTLR, encoded by the coding sequence ATGGCCCAAACTCTCTACGACAAACTCTGGGACGCGCACGTCGTCAACCAAGAGTCCGATGGCACCTGTTTGCTCTATATCGATCGCCACCTGGTCCACGAAGTGACCAGCCCCCAGGCGTTCGAAGGGCTGGAAAACGCCGGCCGCAAGCCGTGGCGCATCGACGCCAACCTGGCGGTGGCGGACCACAACGTGCCGACCCTCAATCGCGCCCAAGGCATCAGCGATCCCATTTCGCGCCTGCAGGTCGATACGCTGGACAAGAACTGCGACGCCTACGGCATCACCGAATTCAAGATGAATGACCTGCGCCAAGGCATCGTGCACGTCATCGGACCGGAGCAGGGCGCGACCTTGCCCGGCATGACGGTGGTCTGCGGCGATTCGCACACCAGCACCCACGGCGCGGTCGGCACCCTGGCCTTCGGCATCGGAACGTCGGAAGTCGAGCACGTGCTCGCCACCCAGACGCTGCTGATGAAGAAGAACAAGAGCATGCTGATCAAGGTCGAAGGCGAAATGCCCTTCGGCTGTACGGCCAAGGACCTGGTGCTGCACGTGATCGGTGTCATCGGCACCGCCGGCGGCACGGGCCACGCCATCGAGTTCGGCGGCAGCACCGTCCGCGCGCTGTCGGTCGAAGGCCGCATGACGGTCTGCAATATGGCCATCGAAGCCGGCGCCCGTTCGGGCATGGTGGCGGTCGACGACAAGACCATCGAATATTTCCGCGGCCGGCCCTTCTCGCCGACCGGCGTGCTGTGGGACCAGGCCGTCCAGTACTGGCGCACCCTGCATACCGACGACGGCGCCAAGTTCGACCGCGTGGTGGAAATCAACGCCAAGGACATCCGTCCGCAGGTGACCTGGGGTACCTCGCCCGAGATGGTGCTGTCCATCGAGGACCGTGTGCCGGATCCCGATCGTGAAAAAGACGACGTGCGCCGCAGCGGCATGGAGCGCGCCCTGGAGTACATGGGCCTGAAGCCCAATACGCCGCTGGCCGACATCCGCGTCGACCGCGTGTTCATCGGCTCCTGCACCAACTCGCGCATCGAAGATCTGCGCGCCGCCGCCGTGGTGGCGCGTGGCCGCCGCGTGGCCGCCAATGTGAAGCAGGCCATGGTGGTGCCGGGCTCGGGCCTGGTCAAGCAGCAGGCCGAGCGCGAAGGCCTGGACAAGATCTTCATCGCCGCCGGTTTCGAGTGGCGTGAACCGGGTTGCTCCATGTGCCTGGCCATGAACGCCGACCGGCTGGAGCCGGGCGAGCGTTGCGCGTCCACGTCCAACCGCAACTTCGAAGGCCGGCAGGGCCAGGGTGGCCGTACCCACCTGGTCAGCCCCGCCATGGCGGCCGCGGCGGCAGTCGCCGGCCACTTCGTCGATGTCCGCACTCTTCGCTAA